Proteins encoded by one window of Lates calcarifer isolate ASB-BC8 linkage group LG7_1, TLL_Latcal_v3, whole genome shotgun sequence:
- the uts1 gene encoding LOW QUALITY PROTEIN: urotensin 1 (The sequence of the model RefSeq protein was modified relative to this genomic sequence to represent the inferred CDS: inserted 1 base in 1 codon), which produces SRSPCSCSSPRSSSHHTSAPPPXRPRILPGWLDGSGRLQTQQLDEVLLRAAAAGDSTAAELLGDNILRFLQRRDPDHLHLLPAEEESEDEAAVRTAAQLLKRSEEPPLSIDLTFHLLRNMIQMAKMESQREQAQLNRKVLDEVGK; this is translated from the exons AGCCGGTCcccctgctcctgctcctctcctcgGTCCTCCTCTCATCACACCTCCGCCCCGCCGC GCAGACCGCGCATCCTCCCCGGCTGGCTGGATGGCAGCGGCCGCCTCCAGACGCAGCAACTGGACGAAGTGCTCCTCAGAGCGGCCGCCGCCGGGGACAGCACCGCCGCGGAGCTACTGGGCGACAACATCCTGAGGTTCCTCCAGAGGAGGGACCCggaccacctccacctgctgccggcagaggaggagagcgaggaCGAGGCGGCGGTGAGGACGGCGGCGCAGCTGCTGAAACGGAGCGAAGAGCCGCCGCTGTCCATCGACCTGACCTTCCACCTGCTGAGGAATATGATCCAGATGGCCAAGATGGAGAGCCAGAGGGAGCAGGCGCAGCTCAACCGCAAAGTGCTCGACGAGGTCGGGAAGTAA